Below is a window of Pseudomonas sp. B21-040 DNA.
TGTCACCTGTGCCTGGCGGCATGTCGATGACCAGGTAATCCAGGTCGCCCCACGCAGTCTGGGTCACCAGTTGCAGCAGCGCACCGGACACCATCGGCCCACGCCAGACCATCGGTGTGTTGTCGTCGGTCAGGAATGCCATCGACATCACTTCAACGCCATGGGACTCGATCGGCACGAACCACTTCTGATCCTTGACCTTTGGTCGGGTGCCTTCAGCGATGCCGAACATGATGCCCTGGCTTGGACCGTAGATGTCCGCGTCGAGAATCCCCACTTTGGCGCCTTCACGGGCCAGCGCCAGCGCCAGGTTCGCGGCGGTGGTGGATTTACCCACGCCGCCCTTGCCGGACGCCACGGCCACCACGTTTTTCACGTTCGCCAGCCCCGGAATCTGCGCCTGAGCCTTGTGCGCGGCAATCACGCTGGTGATGTCGACGCGAGCAGTCGTCACGCCGTCCAGGCCTTCGATGGCCATTTGCAGCATCTGTGACCAGCCGCTCTTGAACAGGCCGGCGGCGTAACCCAACTCCAACTGGACGCTGACGCGATCGCCCTGGATGTCGATGTTGCGCACACACCCGGCGCTGACCGGGTCCTGGTTCAG
It encodes the following:
- the apbC gene encoding iron-sulfur cluster carrier protein ApbC, which codes for MSAVNRAAVEAVLRQYTDPYLNQDPVSAGCVRNIDIQGDRVSVQLELGYAAGLFKSGWSQMLQMAIEGLDGVTTARVDITSVIAAHKAQAQIPGLANVKNVVAVASGKGGVGKSTTAANLALALAREGAKVGILDADIYGPSQGIMFGIAEGTRPKVKDQKWFVPIESHGVEVMSMAFLTDDNTPMVWRGPMVSGALLQLVTQTAWGDLDYLVIDMPPGTGDIQLTLAQKVPVAGAVIVTTPQDLALLDARKGVEMFRKVNIPVLGVVENMAVHICSNCGHAEHLFGEGGGVKLANQYGVELLASLPLSMVIREQADGGKPTVIAEPDSQIAMVYQELARHVGARIVLQEAVSPAMPNISVSDD